One Haliaeetus albicilla unplaced genomic scaffold, bHalAlb1.1 scaffold_151, whole genome shotgun sequence genomic window, CAGACCCCCTTGTGCGTGTGGAACGGGgtgtgcagcccccccccctttgcaGCCATGCAGGGATATTGGGGtgcagagacccccccccaaaatattcggggggggggcacatggACACCCCCATGCCTGGGAACTGGGATGCCCAGAGCCCCCCGTACATGGAAATTGGGGTGCtcagcccccctcccctctccgTTTGCGGCCCTTTTGGGGAATTGGGgtcccccgggggggggtggtctgtgccccccccggccccccccccaactaaCCCACTGCTGCCCGTAGGAGTCCTCCAGGTCGTTGACGGTCCGGTCGTCCCAGTTGAGGCGGATgcccaccaggcaggagggcaggaacCCGTTCTCCGCCAGGATGACGAAGTAGGAGAAGAACCCCCCCAGCGCCTGGATCAtccctggggggggcacaggggaaggaagggggagtCAGGGTACACCCCGACACCCCCCGTCCCGGCACCCCTGGGGGGGCCCTGAGCCCCTGTGACCCTCTGCAACCCCCCCCAAGGACCCCACTGCGCCCCCAGGGCTCTCCTGTACCCCCCCAGCACTCCAAATTACCCCCCTGCACTCCAAATtacccccctgcaccccaaattacccccctgcacccccagggcTCTCCTGtaccccccctgcaccccaaattacccccctgcacccccagggcTCTCCTGtaccccccctgcaccccaaattACCCCCCTGTACCCCCAGGGCTCTCCTGtacccccctgcaccccaaattacccccctgcacccccagggcTCTCCTgtacccccccagcaccccaaattacccccctgcacccccagggctgccttgtacccccccagcaccccaaattacccccctgcacccccagggcTCTCCTgtaccccccccagcaccccaaattacccccctgcacccccagggctgccttgtacccccccagcaccccaaattacccccctgcacccccagggcTCTCCTgtacccccccagcaccccaaattacccccctgcacccccagggcTCTCCTGtaccccccctgcaccccaaattacccccctgcacccccagggcTCTCCTgtaccccccccagcaccccaaattaccctcctgcacccccagcGCTGCCTTGtacccccctgcaccccaaattacccccctgcacccccagggcTCTCCTgtacccccccagcaccccaaattacccccctgcacccccagggcTCTCCTGTacccccccctgcaccccaaattacccccctgcacccccagggcTCTCCTgtacccccccagcaccccaaattacccccctgcacccccagggctgccttgtacccccccagcaccccaaattacccccctgcaccccaaattACCCCATTGCACCCCAAATtacccccctgcacccccagggcTCTCCTgtacccccccagcaccccaaattaccccactgcacccccagggctctcctgctcccccccagcaccccaaattacccccctgcaccccaaattaccccactgcacccccagggctctcctgctcccccccagcaccccaagtTACCCCACTGCACCCCCAGGGCTCTCCTgtacccccccagcaccccaagttaccccccagcaccccaaattACCCCACTGCACCCCCAGGGCTCTCCTgtacccccccagcaccccaaattacccccctgcacccccagggctctcctgctcccccccagcaccccaaattacccccctgcaccccaaattaccccactgcagccccagggctgctctacaccccccaatcccccccctcccacccccataTCCCTCCCGCACCCCACCGTGCTCGCAGCACCCCCAGCTCCACCCTACCCCCCTCCGCACCCCACATTGCCCCCTCCGCACCCCAAATTGCCCCCCCCCGAACCCCAAATTGCCCCCCCTCACCGATCTGCCCGTAAGCCATGCTGATGAGCCGCTCGTTCACCAATTTATCGGATCGGGGATTTCGGGGTTGCCGCTTCATGATGTCACTCTCGGCCGCTTCGTAGGCCAGCGAGATGGCGGGgaccttgggggggggggggcatggggggggtcaccccactttttggggtcccccccccgaCACCTAAACTGCTGGGGGTGGGTGCAGGCTGTGGAGGGGGATAGGGGCAAAGGGGGGGACCCCAGCACCTTGGGAAGGGTCCTAGAGGGTTTggggagccctgggggggggtcacaagggggtttttgggggggggggtcccctggGGGGCAGGGGTGGTCAGGGAAGGGGGGGTCGCCCCCCGTggtttgggggtgctgggggaggtgTTGGTGGTCCCCACGGTGTCCGTGGGGGTCTCCGGGGTCCCATCACAGGGGactttttgggggtggggggcgtgGTAGTGcccaggatttggggggggggtccctggggtcccCAAGGGTCCTTGCTGGTTGGGAAAGGGGGGGGCTCCCCATGTTTTGGGGGTACTGGGGGGTCCCCATGGTGCCTGGGGGGGTCCATGGGGGTCTTGGTGGTCCTATCacaggggatttggggggggctgtTGGTGGCAcccaggatttgggggggtccctgggggactttggggtccccaggggtCCTTGCTGGTTGGGAaagggggggtccccatgtTTTGGGGGTACTGGGGGGTCCCCACAGTGTCTGGAGCAGGCGGGGAGATCCCTGGGGGTCTTGGTGGTCCCATCAcaagggatttggggggttGTTGGTGGCAcccaggatttggggggggtccctgggggtccccaCTCACCATGTCGGTGCCCAGGTCGATGCAGAGGATGGTGATGGTGCCCAGGGGCAGGGGGATGTTGGCCatgatgaagaggaggaagggggtgaTTTCGGGGATGTTGCTGGTCAGGGTGTAGGCGATGGATTTCTTCAGGTTGTCAAAAATCAGGCGGCCTGAGGGGACGGGGATGGGCGTCACCGGGGGTCTCCCGGCCCCCCCGACCCCGTCCCTCCGTCCCCGCCGGTCCAGCCCTGACCTTCCTCCACGCCGGTGACGATGGAGGCGAAGTTGTCATCGAGGAGGATCATGTCGGCCGCCTGCTTGGAGACGTCGGAGCCGGCGATGCCCATGGCCACCCCGATGTCGGCTTTTTTCAGCGCGGGGGAGTCGTTCACCCCGTCCCCCGTCACCGCCACGATGGCACCCTGGGGACCAAGGTTGgggtgaggatgaggagggggaCATCCCATGGTGGTGGGGACCATCCCCACCACGATGGCACCCTGGGGGgggtgaggatgaggatgaggagggggaCATCCCATGGTGGTGGGGACGTACGGAGCATCCCCATCCCATAatgatgaggatgaggatgaggagggggaCATCCCATGGcggtggggacgtggggaccaTCCTCATCCCATAatgatgaggatgaggatgaggagggggacatcccatggtgggggggaccatccccatcccataatgatgaggatgaggatgaggagggggaCATCCCATGGcggtggggacgtggggaccaTCCTCATCCCATatgatgaggatgaggatgaggagggggaCATCCCATGGTGGGGGGGACCATCCCCATCCCATAATGATGATGCTCTGGAGATGGGGACCACCCCATGGCGGTAGGgaccatccccatccccaccacgATGGCACCCTGGGGGgggtgaggatgaggagggggaCATCCCATGGTGGTGGGGACCATCCCCACCACGATGGCACCCTGGGGGgggtgaggatgaggatgaggagggggaCATCCCATGGTGGTGGGGACGTACGGAGCATCCCCATCCCATAatgatgaggatgaggatgaggagggggaCATCCCATGGTGGTGGGGACGTACGGAGCATCCCCATCCCATAatgatgaggatgaggatgaggagggggaCATCCCATGGcggtggggacgtggggaccaTCCTCATCCCATAatgatgaggatgaggatgaggagggggaCATCCCATGGTGGGGGGGACCATCCCCATCCCATAATGacgaggatgaggatgaggagggggaCATCCCATGGTGGGGGGGGACCATCCCCATCCCATAATGATGATGCTCTGGAGATGGGGACCACCCCATGGCGGTGGGgaccatccccatccccaccacgATGGCACCCTGGGGGgggtgaggatgaggagggggaCATCCCATGGTGGTGGGGACCATCCCCACCACGATGGCACCCTGGGGGgggtgaggatgaggatgaggagggggaCATCCCATGGTGGTGGGGACCATCCCCACCACGATGGCACCCTGGGGGgggtgaggatgaggatgaggagggggacatcccatggtgggggggaccatccccatcccataatgatgaggatgaggatgaggagggggaCATCCCATGGCGGTGGGgaccatccccatccccaccacagTGGCACCCTGGGGgggtgaggatgaggatgaggagggggaCACCCCatggtggtggggacgtggggatggggaccATGCCACCACCATGGGGActggagggatggggggggggggggctgcaggatccgttctgggtgtttttttggggggatgcgacagtttggggggggggtcggtGCCGTCTGGGGACGCTTTGGGGGGGGGCATCCTTGGTGACAGAGctggggggctttgggggaaATCCTGGAGGTGCTTTTGGGGGGTTCAGGGACCCCAGGAATGATGCTTGGGGTGGGGTTGAGGACCCCCAGGGGGGTGTTGGGGTgtattttttttggggggggggccccGACCTGGCGCTGGCAGCCTTCGACGATGATGAGCTTCTGCTGGGGGGACGTGCGGGCGAAGACGATTTCGGTGTGGTTCTGCAGGATCTCGTCGATCTGCTCCGAGGACATGTCCTTCAGGTCGGTGCCGTGGATCACGCAGGCTTTGGcgtccctggggggggggacacacacgacacacggggggggggggggtcaggcaCCCCAACACCCTAACGCTGcaccccccctcgccccccaaCATCACACAACGCACCCCAGCACCCCGCATTGCGCTCCCCTAAATCCCCTTCCCCTGCATCCCGGCTCCTCTCCATcacccccccgcacccccaaatgcccccccccccagccccctctgttgcccccccccccccaaatctacCTGGGGTTAACCTGGCTGACGGGGATGTTGAGGCGGGCGGCGATGTCCTCCACCGTCTCGTTCCCCTCCGAAATGATGCCCACCCCCTTGGCGATGGCTTTGGCCGTGATGGGGTGGTCTCCGGTCACCATAAtcaccttggggggggggacacacaaaCAGAGGGGTGACCCCCCCCGGCTTGGGgactggggggctgcagggtgcagggatggagaagggaccccatgggggtctgggggggacacacacgacCCCTCCTTGGAGGGCACCccaggggttttggggggttttgggaggttttggggggtttggggggttttttgggttttttttgggggggggtcgtACCTTGATGCCGGCGCTGCGGCATTTGCCGACGGCGTCGGGGacggcggcgcggggggggtCGATCATGGACATGAGCCCCACGAAGCAGAGGTTGTCGGTGGCGAAGTTGACGTCGTCGCAGTCGAAGGCGAAGCCCTTGGGGTACTGCTCCTCCGGCAGGTAGAAGTGGCAGAagccttttttttggggggggggggggaggtgagaccccccccctgcacccccacacccctcttctgcccccccTGCCTTTCACACAGATGTTGCCCCCCCTGGTTTGGGGGAGCGGTGGCTGCTGCAGGGTTCTCCAACCCAGGATggagcacccccccccccaaaaaaagaccCCCAAGTGTGCCCAGGGTGTGCTTCACCAGtgaccccccccagctccatAGGGAGGGCGTGTcccccccagagacccccccccgAGGGCTCCCCTCGGCCCCATACTCAAGACACATCCATCCTCCCAAGgacccccctcagccccctACCCAGGACATGTCCCCCCCACTGAGACCCCCTAAGACCCCCCCAGGAAATCCCTCAGCCCCCTACTCAGAACATCATCATcctcccagggacccccaggacccccctcagccccctAACCCAGGACATatccccccccagggaccccctgagaccccccagggacccccttATCCCTTACCCAGGACATCCCCGTcctcccagggacccccaggacccctctCAGCCCCCTAACCCAGGACATgtcccccccagggacccccaggacccccctcagccccctAACCCAGGACATATCCCCCCCCAGAGACCCCCTGGgagcccccagggacccccaggacccctctCAGCCCCCTAACCCAGGACATgtcccccccagggacccccaggacccccctcagccccctAACCCAAGGACATGTTCCCCCCCAGAGACCCCCTGGgagcccccagggacccccaggacccccctcagccccctAACCCAGGACATATCCCCCCCCAGAGACCCCCTGGgagcccccagggacccccaggacccctctCAGCCCCCTAACCCAAGGACATGTTCCCCTCCAGAGACCCCCTGGgagcccccagggacccccaggacccctctCAGCCCCCTAACCCAGGACATgtcccccccagggacccccaggacccccctcagccccctAACCCAGGACATATCCCCCCCCAGAGACCCCCTGGGAGCCCCCAGGCCCCCTCACAACCCCATCCCCAGGAGATGCTCCCCGCAGGGACGCCCGTACCCCACCTCAGCCCCATCCCCAGACCACCCTGCCCCCCCAAGTGCGTACCCAGgaccctctcccccagcccccccagttCCAGGTAGGCGTTTTGGAAAGCTTCCTTCATCTCCTCGTCCAGGGGCTGCTCCTtgccctgcagcaggatggTGGAACACCGGTCCAGGATACGCTCGGGGGCCCCCTTCATCACCAGCAGGTACCGGTTATCGTTGGGGTCTTCGGTCTCATGTATGGAAagctgcggggggggggtcccagggtcAGCATCACCCTCCCCTGCACCGTGGTTGTCCCCCCTCCCTCCTACTTGCCACCCACGGGGGGGATTTTCCACACCAGTAAGCCCTGGGAATCCCATCCTGCCAGTACTGGGCAGGGGATTAGTGTGATGGGGGGgcgtggggatgggggggctggAGGCTAGGGGGGGTCTGGTGTGCTTGGGGGGGCTTAAGGgcctctgcagggctggggggggggcttgaGGGGTCTGCAGGTTTAGGGGTCTTGGTGGGTCTGGGGGGATcttatgggtctgggggggggacacccggTGGGTGTTTGAGGGCTCCGTAGGGCTGGGGGTACCTGGTGgctcttgggggggggtcccacagGTTTTGGGGGGACCCAGGGGGCTTGGAGACCTCGTCAAGAGGTTTGAGGTCCatgagggatggaggggaccccgcaggtttgggggggaaccccacaggtttgggggggatgctgagggtttgggggggacgCTGAGGGTTGGGGTCCCGtcggtttggggggggggggcccttGTGGGTACCTGGTACTTGTTGGTGGAGTTGAAGGGGATTTCGGCCACCTTCTTGTTCCTCTCCCGCATCACCTTGACGGAGCCGGAGGAAAGCTCGATGCACTTCAGCAGCGCCGACTCCGAGGCGTCCCCGGCCACATCACgctgaggggggggggcacagggtgAGGAAGGGACCCCCCACATCCCAGGGGGCCCCAAATCCTTCCCTTGGGACCCTACAGGGACCCTCCAAACCCTTCCCGTGCCCTATAggacccccagggacccccaaacccttcccCTGGGACCCTACAGGGACCCTCCAAACCCTTCCCGtgccccagagcccccccagggccccccaaacccttcccaTGGCACatccagccccccccaaacccttccgATGCCCCATAGTACACCatgccccccccaaacccttcccGTGCCCTATAggacccccagggacccccaaacccttccTGTGCCCCAGAGCCCctccagggacccccaaacccttcccATGGCAcatccagcccccccccaaacccttcccGTGCCCCATAGTacaccctgcccccccccaaccccttcccttcccataCCCCTGAgaccccccagggccccccaaacccttcccaTGCCCCATGGGACCGatgcaccccccaccccctcagccccccccctccatcccagccccTCACCTTGAGGATGGGGACGTTCTCCTGCCCCCCCTTGAAGACCGCCCGGTTGCAGAGCCCCGCGATGTGGGACAGGGCCACCCAAGTAGCTGAGCTCTTATCAAAGGCagtgcctgggggggggacatggggggggggtgtcagtgGGGTGCCCAAAGTGGGGGAGTACTCAggtttcccctctccccccacccgAGCTCTCAGCTTAGTGCCGCAAAAACTCCAActcccccccaggaccccaatttctccccccccaaatcatCTCCAGCCCCCTCTGCCCTTGCTCTGACTCCCCCAGTCCCTTCCCACAGCCCCCAGTagccccccagccctccctgacccccccaaatcATCTCCAGCCCCCTCTGCCCTTGCTCTGACTCCCCCAGTCCCTTCCCACAGCCCCCAGTagccccccagccctccctgacccccccaaatcATCTCcagccccctctccccagctctgactcccccagtcccttcccacagcccccagtagccccccagccctccctgacccccccaaatcATCTCCAGCCCCCTCTGCCCTTGCTCTGACTCCCCCAGTCCCTTCCCACAGCCCCCAGTagccccccagccctccctgacccccccaaatcATCTCCAGCCCCCTCTGCCCTTGCTCTGACTCCCCCAGTCCCTTCCCACAGCCCCCAGTAGCCCCCCAACCCTCCCTGacgcccccagcccccccaacacccctccagccccccccaaatccccccccacccacccgACTGGTCCTCGGTGGTGTCGGCCTCGTGGATCTGGTTGTCGAACCACATGTGGGCGACCGTCATGCGATTTTGGGTGAGGGTCCCCGTCTTGTCAGAGCAGATGGTGGAGGTGGACCCCAACGTCTCCACCGCCTCCAGGTTCTTCACCAGGCAGTTCTTCCGCGCCATCCGCTTGGCCGTCAGCGTCAGGCacaccttgggggggggggggggggcgtgggtCCGAATTGGGGGGGGTCCGTACCCCTCGGCACAGTGACAGAGACCCCACGGCGTGCATGGTCCCACGGTGCAAGCACGGACCCCCTATTGCACCCCAATCCTGGATCCATAGCCCCGACTGCATGCacggacccccccccaaacatcGCACCCCAATCCTGGAGCCGCAGCCCCCCCGTTGTATGCGTGGCCCCCCCGTTGCAAGCACGGACCCCCTATTGCACCCCAATTCTGTATCCATAAGCCCCCATTGCATGCtcggaccccccccccccccaacattgCACCCCAATCCTGGATCCATAAGCCCCCATTGCATGCGcggacccccccccaacatcGCACCCCGATCCTGGAGCCGCAGCCCCCCGACGCATGCGTGGCCCCCCCCGTCGCATGCACAGACCCTCCAAGCGAATGCACGGACCCCCCTTCCATTCCTTGCAGGCAcagcccctcccccccccagtgcacCCCAATCCTGGACCTGTAGCCCCCCCTATTGCACATGCAGCCCCCAATacaccccccagccctgcacccccagaCCCCTTGCATCCCCCTTTGGACCCCCCCCCTTGCAGCCCCATAGCAgtcacagccccccccccctgcaccccctaAGTGCCCTCCGCAGCCCTTGCACCCCATCTAttgccccccagcaccccatatTTCACCCCATAGCGCAGCCACAGCCCCCTTGGACCCCCTGCACCCTGTATTgccccccccctcagcccctgcaccccatatatcccccccccccccacataCGGTGACGGTGGCCAGCAGCCCCTCGGGGACGTTGGCGACGATGATGCCGATGAGGAAGATGACGGCCTCCAGCCAGGTGTAGCCCAGGATGAGGGAGAGGATGAAGAAGGAGATGCCGAGGAAGACGGCGACGCCGGTGATCAGCTGGATGAAGTGCTCGATCTCCACCGCGATCGGGGTCTTGCCCACCTCCAGCCCCGAGGCCAGCGTGGCGATGCGCCCCATCACGGTCCGGTCCCCTGTGGCGATCACCACCCCCCGTGCCGTCCCTGGGGGGAGACGACGGGGGTCACCGGGGGGATCAGGGACCCTAAAAATGGTCCTGACCCCAAAACGGCCCCACAAATGGTCCAGGACCCCGAAACGCACTCAGGGATGCCCAAAATGGCTCAAGGATCCCTAAAAAAGCCCCCCAAATGGTCCAGGATACCAAAAGGGGctcagggacccccaaaatggCTCAGGAACCCCCCAAACAGCCCCACAAATGGTCCAGGACCCCAAAATGGCTCAGGGATCCCCAAAACGGCCCCACAAATGGTCCAGGACCCCAAAACACACTCAGGGATGCCCAAAATGGCGCAGGGATCCCTAAAAATGCCCCACAAATGGTCCAGGACCCCAAAAGGGGCTCAGGGACGCCCAAAATGGCGCAGACATCCCCAAATCAGCCCCACAAATGGTCCAGACCCCAAAGTGGCTCAGGGATCCCCGAAACAGTCCCACAAATGGTCCAGGACCCCAAAACACACTCAGGGATGCCCAAAATGGCGCAGGGATCCCTAAAAATGCCCCACAAATGGTCCAGGACCCCAAAAGGGGCTCAGGGACGCCCAAAATGGCTCAGAGACCCCCAAAACAGCCCCACAAATGGTCCAGGACCCCAAAATGGCTCAGGGATCCCCAAAACGGCCCCACAAATGGTCCAGGACCCCAAAACACACTCAGGGATGCCCAAAATGGCGCAGGGATCCCTAAAAATGCCCCACAAATGGTCCAGGACCCCAAAAGGGGCTCAGGGACGCCCAAAATGGCTCAGAGACCCCCAAAACAGCCCCACAAATGGTCCAGGACCCCAAAATGGCTCAGGGATCCCcaaaacagctctgcaaaagGTCCAGGACCCCAAAATGGCTCAGGAATCCCCAAAACAGCCCCACAAATGGTCCAGGATCCCAAAATGGCTCAGGGATCCCCAAAACAGCCCCGCAAATGGTCCAGGACCCCGAAACACACTCAGGGACCCCTAAAATGGCTCAGGAACCCCCAAAACAGTCCCACAAATGGTCCAGGATCCCAAAACACACTCAGGGATGCCCAAAATGGCGCAGGGATCCCCAAAATGCCCCACAAATGGTCCAGGACCCCAAAAGGGGCTCAGGGACCCCCAAAGTGGCTCAGCGACCCTTCAAAACAGCCCCCCAAATGGTCCAGGATCCCAAAAGGGGCTCAGGGACCCCAAAATGGCTCAGGAACCCCCAAAACAGCCCCACAAATGGTCCAGGACCCCAAAACGCACTCAGGGATGCCAAAAATGGCTCAGGGACCCCAAAACAGCCCCACAAATGGTCCAGGACCCCAAAAGGGGCTCAGGGATCTCCAAAATGGCTCAGGAATCCCCAAAACAGCCCCACAAATGGTCCAGGAACCCAAAAGGGGctcagggacccccaaaatagctcagggacccccaaaacagCCCCACAGATGGCCCAGGAATCCAAAATGggcccagggacccccaaaatggctcagggacccccaaaacagCCCCACAAATGGTCCAGGATCCCAAAAGGGGctcagggacccccaaaatggctcagggacccccaaaacagCCCCACAAATGGTCCAGGATCCCAAAAGGGGctcagggacccccaaaatggctcagggacccccaaaacagCCCCCCAAATGGCCCAGGAATCCAAAATGGGCCCAGGGAACCCCAAAATGGCTCAGGGAACCCAAAACAGCCCCCCAAATGGTCCAGGATCCCAAAAGGGGctcagggacccccaa contains:
- the ATP1A3 gene encoding sodium/potassium-transporting ATPase subunit alpha-3, with product MGYGGSDSYRVATTQDKGGEKESPKKGKSKTRDLDDLKKEVAMTEHKMSIEEVCRKYNTDCVQGLTHSKAQEILARDGPNALTPPPTTPEWVKFCRQLFGGFSILLWIGAILCFLAYGIQAGTEDEPSNDNLYLGIVLAAVVIITGCFSYYQEAKSSKIMESFKNMVPQQALVIREGEKMQVNAEEVVVGDLVEVKGGDRVPADLRIISAHGCKVDNSSLTGESEPQTRSPDCTHDNPLETRNITFFSTNCVEGTARGVVIATGDRTVMGRIATLASGLEVGKTPIAVEIEHFIQLITGVAVFLGISFFILSLILGYTWLEAVIFLIGIIVANVPEGLLATVTVCLTLTAKRMARKNCLVKNLEAVETLGSTSTICSDKTGTLTQNRMTVAHMWFDNQIHEADTTEDQSGTAFDKSSATWVALSHIAGLCNRAVFKGGQENVPILKRDVAGDASESALLKCIELSSGSVKVMRERNKKVAEIPFNSTNKYQLSIHETEDPNDNRYLLVMKGAPERILDRCSTILLQGKEQPLDEEMKEAFQNAYLELGGLGERVLGFCHFYLPEEQYPKGFAFDCDDVNFATDNLCFVGLMSMIDPPRAAVPDAVGKCRSAGIKVIMVTGDHPITAKAIAKGVGIISEGNETVEDIAARLNIPVSQVNPRDAKACVIHGTDLKDMSSEQIDEILQNHTEIVFARTSPQQKLIIVEGCQRQGAIVAVTGDGVNDSPALKKADIGVAMGIAGSDVSKQAADMILLDDNFASIVTGVEEGRLIFDNLKKSIAYTLTSNIPEITPFLLFIMANIPLPLGTITILCIDLGTDMVPAISLAYEAAESDIMKRQPRNPRSDKLVNERLISMAYGQIGMIQALGGFFSYFVILAENGFLPSCLVGIRLNWDDRTVNDLEDSYGQQWVSWGGGRGGHRPPPPGGPQFPKRAANGEGRGAEHPNFH